One Mycobacterium sp. SMC-4 DNA window includes the following coding sequences:
- a CDS encoding RNA-binding S4 domain-containing protein has translation MESIRVDRWLWAVRLTKTRPEAADACRGGHVRVNGRVAKPSTAVVTGDEVRARVGEHTRVVEVLQPIAKRVGAGVAVSCYRDRTPPAPPTAQTPVAVRDRGAGRPTKRDRRVLDRWLASGR, from the coding sequence ATGGAGTCGATCCGGGTGGACCGCTGGCTGTGGGCGGTACGGCTGACCAAGACCCGGCCCGAGGCCGCCGACGCGTGCCGCGGCGGGCACGTGCGCGTCAACGGACGGGTGGCCAAACCCTCGACCGCGGTGGTCACCGGGGACGAGGTGCGTGCCCGGGTGGGTGAGCACACCCGTGTGGTCGAGGTTCTGCAACCGATCGCCAAGCGCGTAGGAGCCGGCGTCGCGGTCAGCTGCTACCGCGACCGGACTCCCCCGGCGCCACCCACCGCGCAGACCCCGGTGGCGGTACGAGACCGCGGGGCCGGGCGGCCGACGAAGCGTGATCGACGGGTGCTCGACAGGTGGCTGGCCTCAGGCCGGTGA
- a CDS encoding fatty acyl-AMP ligase — protein sequence MGLLQIEECLGPDGGIVLPPGVTLISLIDRNIAHVGDTVAYRYLDYTGSSSTRELTWYELGIRMQAIGARVQQVAERADRVAILAPQGLDYIAAFFAAIRAGTIAVPLFAPELPGHAERLDVALRDALPHAVLTTAAARDAVVDFLEAMPSFEVPPVLAVDEIPDSAAGTFTPVPIGIEDVSHLQYTGGATRAPVGVEITHRAVGTNLLQMILSIDLLDRNTHGVSWLPLYHDMGLSMIGFPTVYGGHTTLMSPTAFIRRPLRWIQALSDGSRTGRVVTAAPNFAYQWTAARGLPAPGADIDLANVSLIIGSEPISIEAIGTFTEAFTAFGLPPTAFKPSYGLAEATLFVSTIGPAEQARVLYTDREALGRGRAVPVTADDPRAIGHVSCGRIARSLWCVIVDPATGSEQPDGQVGELWLQGDNIGRGYWNRPEDTRHAFGARLRSQLPEHSHGAGARADQQWLRTGDLGFYLDGELFVTGRIADMVQAHGRQHYPHDIETTAAEASAVVRRGYVAAFTVDGDRLVVVAERATGTGRADPASAAEAIRAAVQQRHGLEVAEVRIVPAGSIPRTTSGKLARHACRSDFLGGLFD from the coding sequence ATGGGCCTGTTGCAGATCGAGGAGTGCCTCGGGCCGGACGGCGGCATCGTGCTGCCACCCGGCGTCACGCTGATCTCGTTGATCGACCGAAACATCGCCCACGTCGGCGATACCGTCGCCTACCGGTACCTGGACTACACCGGTTCCTCCAGCACTCGTGAACTGACGTGGTACGAGCTCGGGATACGGATGCAGGCCATCGGTGCGCGCGTGCAACAGGTGGCCGAGCGCGCAGACCGGGTGGCGATCTTGGCACCACAGGGTCTCGATTACATCGCCGCGTTCTTCGCCGCGATCCGGGCCGGCACGATCGCCGTGCCCTTGTTCGCCCCCGAGTTGCCCGGTCACGCCGAGCGGCTCGACGTCGCCCTGCGCGACGCCCTCCCGCACGCAGTGCTGACCACTGCGGCGGCCCGCGACGCGGTGGTCGACTTCCTGGAGGCGATGCCGTCGTTCGAGGTGCCGCCGGTCCTGGCGGTCGACGAGATCCCCGATTCGGCGGCGGGAACGTTCACGCCTGTTCCCATCGGCATCGAAGACGTTTCGCATCTGCAGTACACCGGTGGCGCCACGCGGGCGCCGGTCGGTGTCGAGATCACCCACCGCGCGGTGGGCACCAATCTTCTGCAGATGATCCTGTCGATCGACCTGCTCGACCGAAATACCCACGGGGTCAGCTGGTTACCGCTGTACCACGACATGGGCCTGTCGATGATCGGGTTTCCCACGGTCTACGGCGGGCACACGACATTGATGTCGCCGACGGCATTCATCCGGCGGCCGCTGCGGTGGATCCAGGCGTTGTCGGACGGTTCGCGCACCGGGCGGGTGGTCACGGCTGCGCCGAACTTCGCCTACCAGTGGACCGCCGCACGCGGGCTGCCGGCCCCCGGCGCCGACATCGACCTGGCCAATGTGTCGCTGATCATCGGTTCTGAGCCGATCAGCATCGAGGCGATCGGCACCTTCACCGAGGCTTTCACCGCATTCGGGTTGCCGCCCACGGCATTCAAACCGTCGTACGGACTGGCCGAGGCCACCTTGTTCGTGTCCACCATCGGACCCGCGGAGCAGGCCAGGGTGCTCTACACCGACCGCGAGGCGCTCGGCCGCGGCCGGGCCGTCCCGGTCACCGCCGACGACCCCCGCGCCATCGGTCATGTTTCGTGCGGCCGGATCGCTCGCAGTCTGTGGTGCGTGATCGTCGATCCGGCCACCGGTTCGGAACAACCCGACGGGCAGGTCGGTGAACTCTGGCTTCAGGGTGACAACATCGGTCGCGGGTATTGGAACCGGCCCGAGGACACCCGGCACGCGTTCGGCGCCCGGCTGCGATCGCAGCTCCCCGAGCACAGTCACGGGGCCGGGGCCCGAGCGGACCAACAGTGGCTACGCACCGGTGATCTCGGCTTCTATCTCGATGGGGAGCTGTTCGTCACCGGTCGCATCGCCGACATGGTGCAGGCGCACGGGCGCCAGCACTACCCGCACGACATCGAAACCACTGCCGCGGAGGCCTCAGCGGTGGTGCGGCGCGGCTATGTGGCGGCATTCACCGTCGACGGCGACCGGCTGGTGGTTGTCGCCGAACGTGCGACCGGAACCGGCCGCGCCGATCCGGCGTCGGCCGCCGAGGCGATTCGCGCTGCCGTGCAGCAGCGACACGGCCTCGAGGTGGCCGAGGTGCGCATCGTGCCTGCGGGTTCGATTCCCCGCACCACGAGCGGAAAGCTGGCCCGCCACGCGTGCCGTAGCGACTTTCTCGGTGGCCTCTTCGACTGA
- the ripD gene encoding NlpC/P60 family peptidoglycan-binding protein RipD has protein sequence MRRVLVLVIGVALLVATPGLAAADITRSATNQKAVELVIARAMSQRGVPFAYGGGGASGPSKGTVAAPTPEEQQEDTVALGVTPGLALPPVTAAPPAVAPAPAPRIEVVGFDASGLMVYAYAGAGVKLPRSSGEQYKVGQKVLPSMALPGDLIFYGPEGTQSVALFIGNGQMVETTDKGVAVSAVRTNNMTPYLVRIIA, from the coding sequence ATGCGACGCGTCCTTGTCCTGGTGATCGGTGTGGCGCTGCTGGTGGCAACGCCGGGCCTGGCAGCCGCCGACATCACGCGCTCGGCAACCAACCAGAAGGCGGTCGAGCTGGTCATCGCCCGGGCGATGTCCCAGCGCGGCGTGCCGTTCGCCTACGGAGGCGGTGGAGCATCCGGACCGAGTAAGGGCACCGTGGCCGCGCCCACTCCCGAAGAGCAACAAGAAGACACAGTGGCGCTGGGTGTGACGCCCGGCCTGGCTCTACCGCCGGTCACGGCAGCACCGCCGGCCGTGGCACCGGCTCCAGCGCCCCGCATCGAAGTGGTCGGCTTCGATGCTTCGGGACTCATGGTGTATGCCTACGCCGGCGCGGGCGTGAAGCTGCCCCGCTCCTCGGGCGAGCAGTACAAGGTCGGCCAGAAGGTGCTGCCGTCGATGGCGCTGCCCGGCGATCTCATCTTCTACGGACCGGAGGGCACCCAGAGCGTCGCGCTGTTCATCGGCAACGGACAGATGGTGGAGACCACCGACAAGGGCGTGGCGGTGTCAGCGGTGCGGACCAACAACATGACTCCCTATCTGGTTCGCATCATCGCCTGA
- a CDS encoding DUF3253 domain-containing protein: MSDRLRAELQRVIDNDDVGAADARIALADGAVRRRLEAGIRALAEHRGPHSSLCPSDAARLVGGDDWRELMECTREVVAQMARRGEVQITQRGEAVDPDLDWHGPIRIRVTGHDL, encoded by the coding sequence GTGAGTGATCGACTGCGGGCCGAATTGCAGCGGGTGATCGACAACGATGACGTCGGCGCCGCCGACGCGCGCATCGCCCTGGCCGACGGAGCCGTCCGCCGCAGGTTGGAGGCCGGCATCCGAGCGCTGGCCGAGCACCGCGGCCCGCACAGCAGCCTATGTCCGTCCGATGCCGCCCGACTGGTCGGCGGCGACGATTGGCGCGAGCTGATGGAATGCACTCGGGAGGTCGTTGCACAGATGGCCCGACGCGGCGAGGTGCAGATCACCCAACGCGGTGAAGCGGTCGACCCGGACCTCGACTGGCACGGCCCGATCCGGATCAGGGTGACGGGGCACGACCTGTGA
- a CDS encoding class I adenylate-forming enzyme family protein, whose product MPEAPLTVGALLTRAVVDHPDRTYVVSPDCRLSYAEAQRRSAEHARWLLARGVGKGTRVGLFFPNGPEWVTWWLAASRIGAIVVPLSTHYRAAELAKVVRLADVALMVAPVQVLNVDVAGLFEQAWPDLAGQRPARLMLTEAPFLRTIAITGGAGPRWSDAPRPDERVGAGLLARAEAEVSAADLTIMVHTSGSTADPKGVLHTHGTLVRQTSTWPAAVRAVTGSDASPVILCAMPFFWIGGVLAVTGALHEPVTLLVLPRLDPGVALELIESERATGVVGWPAFTQRLRAHPDFATRDLSSAPLLRDGPVDIAMTNVPDGFPVHRTMSETAGGFGYTEIVVVDESGAPVEDGTVGELWVRGIGVMAGYNKRERSDTFDVDGWYHTGDRVYRKPGDPRLFYVGRSTDLIKTSGANVSPLEVEAVIESFHDVAQCVVVGIEHPERGEEVCAVVVPIGGELDTAAVARRTATLLSSYKVPSRWILAASERIPTLASGKLDRKALREWVQDGAVR is encoded by the coding sequence GTGCCCGAAGCCCCGCTGACTGTCGGCGCGCTGCTCACGCGCGCCGTCGTCGACCATCCCGACCGTACCTACGTCGTCAGCCCGGACTGCCGGCTGAGCTACGCCGAAGCCCAGCGGCGTTCTGCTGAGCATGCCCGCTGGCTGCTGGCCCGAGGAGTCGGTAAGGGCACCCGGGTCGGGTTGTTCTTCCCCAACGGGCCCGAATGGGTGACCTGGTGGCTGGCGGCCTCGCGCATAGGGGCCATCGTGGTTCCGCTGAGCACCCACTACCGCGCCGCGGAACTGGCCAAGGTGGTCCGACTCGCCGATGTCGCCCTGATGGTGGCCCCCGTGCAGGTCCTCAACGTCGATGTCGCGGGGCTCTTCGAGCAGGCCTGGCCAGACCTCGCCGGACAGCGCCCGGCACGGCTCATGCTGACCGAGGCACCGTTCCTGCGGACGATCGCGATCACCGGCGGCGCCGGCCCACGGTGGTCCGATGCCCCGCGCCCCGACGAGCGCGTCGGGGCGGGACTTCTCGCCCGCGCGGAAGCCGAAGTCAGCGCCGCCGATCTGACGATCATGGTGCACACCTCCGGATCCACCGCGGATCCGAAGGGGGTGCTGCACACCCACGGCACCCTGGTGCGGCAGACCTCGACGTGGCCCGCCGCGGTCCGCGCCGTCACCGGGTCCGACGCCTCGCCGGTCATCCTGTGCGCGATGCCGTTCTTCTGGATCGGCGGCGTGCTCGCCGTCACCGGAGCCCTGCATGAGCCGGTCACCCTGCTGGTGCTGCCGCGTCTGGATCCCGGCGTCGCGTTGGAGCTGATCGAATCCGAGCGAGCGACCGGGGTGGTGGGTTGGCCGGCGTTCACCCAGCGGTTGCGCGCTCATCCCGACTTCGCCACCCGGGACCTGTCGTCGGCTCCGCTGCTACGCGATGGCCCCGTCGACATCGCGATGACCAATGTGCCCGATGGCTTCCCGGTGCACCGGACGATGTCCGAAACCGCCGGGGGCTTCGGCTACACCGAGATCGTCGTGGTCGACGAATCCGGCGCGCCGGTCGAGGACGGCACCGTCGGCGAACTGTGGGTCCGCGGCATCGGAGTGATGGCCGGCTACAACAAGCGGGAACGATCCGACACGTTCGACGTCGACGGCTGGTACCACACCGGTGACCGGGTCTACCGAAAGCCCGGCGACCCTCGACTGTTCTACGTCGGTCGAAGCACCGACCTGATCAAGACCTCGGGTGCGAATGTCTCGCCGCTGGAGGTCGAGGCGGTGATCGAGAGTTTCCACGATGTGGCCCAGTGCGTGGTGGTGGGTATCGAGCACCCCGAACGCGGCGAGGAGGTGTGTGCGGTCGTGGTGCCGATAGGCGGTGAGCTCGACACGGCCGCCGTGGCTCGGCGCACCGCGACGCTGCTGTCGTCCTACAAGGTCCCGTCCCGCTGGATCCTTGCCGCCAGTGAACGCATTCCGACATTGGCGAGCGGAAAACTCGACCGAAAAGCGTTGCGGGAATGGGTGCAGGACGGCGCGGTGCGCTGA
- a CDS encoding CPBP family intramembrane glutamic endopeptidase, with translation MPHRWGLGAFLVVEAVYLLTSLLLALQFGAGLSVAGVALVVAGPTVLAAALAVVITRVRGNGPRQDLRLQWSGRAVAIGLLFGACGLFLTIPAALLWVQIVGQDANSAAGEVFGGLRGSWPAAVLVFVVIVIVAPVCEEILYRGLLWGAIDRRWGRWAALVISTVVFALAHLEWTRAPLLVVVAVPIALARLYTDNLYASIVAHQVTNLLPGLVLMFTVAGAVPA, from the coding sequence ATGCCGCATCGGTGGGGTCTGGGGGCGTTTCTTGTCGTCGAGGCCGTCTACCTGCTGACCTCATTGCTCCTGGCGCTGCAGTTCGGCGCGGGCCTTTCCGTTGCCGGGGTGGCATTGGTCGTGGCCGGCCCGACCGTGCTGGCCGCCGCACTGGCCGTGGTCATCACCCGGGTGCGCGGCAACGGGCCACGCCAAGACCTCAGACTGCAGTGGTCGGGACGGGCGGTGGCCATCGGCCTGCTGTTCGGCGCCTGCGGTTTGTTCCTCACCATTCCGGCAGCGCTGCTATGGGTGCAGATCGTGGGACAGGACGCCAACTCCGCCGCCGGTGAGGTTTTCGGCGGCCTGCGGGGCAGCTGGCCCGCGGCGGTGCTGGTCTTCGTCGTGATCGTGATCGTGGCACCGGTGTGCGAAGAAATCCTCTATCGCGGTCTGTTGTGGGGGGCGATCGACCGGCGGTGGGGTCGGTGGGCCGCCCTGGTGATCAGCACCGTGGTGTTCGCGCTGGCCCACTTGGAGTGGACGCGGGCTCCGCTGCTGGTCGTGGTGGCGGTGCCGATCGCGCTGGCCCGGCTCTACACCGACAATCTGTACGCCAGCATCGTGGCCCACCAGGTGACCAACCTGCTTCCCGGGTTGGTGCTGATGTTCACGGTGGCCGGCGCGGTTCCGGCCTGA
- a CDS encoding S9 family peptidase, with amino-acid sequence MAERVTFPSSSGPMLAGSLDVPDGLVRGWGVFAHGFTLSKDSPAASRICKQLAAEGIGMLRFDNLGLGDSEGDWGDGSFSHKVADTVRAVQFMNEADREVRLLAGHSFGGAAAIAAAHECPTVAAVVSIGAPCDPAHVERNYDALIDRIEKEGEAPFSIGGKALTLKRHFIEDVRAVDAKDLIATLRRALLVMHSPTDNTVGIDNASAIFQAARHPRSFISLEGADHLLTEKNQAARAARIISAWVDPYL; translated from the coding sequence GTGGCTGAACGCGTGACGTTTCCGAGTAGTTCCGGGCCGATGCTGGCCGGATCGTTGGACGTGCCCGACGGCCTGGTGCGTGGATGGGGCGTCTTCGCGCACGGTTTCACCCTGAGCAAGGACTCCCCGGCAGCCAGCCGTATCTGTAAGCAGTTGGCTGCCGAGGGAATCGGCATGCTGCGCTTCGACAATCTGGGCCTCGGTGACTCCGAAGGCGACTGGGGTGACGGTTCGTTCTCCCACAAGGTCGCCGACACCGTTCGAGCGGTGCAGTTCATGAACGAAGCCGACCGCGAGGTCCGCCTCCTGGCGGGTCATTCCTTCGGCGGCGCCGCTGCCATCGCGGCCGCCCACGAATGCCCGACGGTGGCCGCAGTGGTCAGCATCGGGGCACCGTGCGATCCCGCCCATGTGGAACGAAACTACGACGCGCTGATCGACCGCATCGAAAAAGAGGGCGAAGCGCCGTTTTCCATCGGTGGTAAGGCCCTGACGCTCAAACGCCACTTCATCGAAGACGTGCGCGCGGTCGACGCGAAAGACCTCATCGCCACGTTGCGCCGAGCGTTGCTGGTGATGCATTCGCCGACCGACAACACCGTCGGCATCGACAACGCCAGCGCGATCTTCCAGGCGGCCCGGCACCCACGCAGCTTCATCTCGCTGGAGGGCGCCGACCACCTGCTCACCGAGAAGAACCAGGCAGCTCGCGCGGCGCGCATCATCAGTGCGTGGGTCGACCCTTACCTGTGA
- a CDS encoding YdcF family protein: MTLRPRTVAVLAAVVMACAMLVAPTRTATASPIVAKDFSKPAIVILGYGLKPDGTMRTILHTRVLTGLAVAQIFPEAPVIVTGGNPRNGNTEAGQMRKMLRLLGMPEHRIIVEDRANSTVQNARFSVPLAKRAGATGIILVTSSSHQGRADGNFADAGAEVLATVSFPDSNPTINITQFVRDVISPFVTIT; this comes from the coding sequence ATGACTCTTCGACCGAGAACCGTCGCCGTGCTCGCCGCTGTTGTGATGGCGTGTGCCATGCTGGTGGCTCCGACCCGGACCGCGACCGCGTCTCCGATTGTCGCCAAGGACTTCTCGAAGCCGGCGATCGTGATCCTCGGCTACGGTCTCAAACCCGATGGCACCATGCGCACGATTCTGCACACCCGGGTGCTCACCGGATTGGCTGTGGCGCAGATCTTTCCGGAAGCGCCGGTGATCGTGACGGGTGGAAACCCCCGCAACGGCAACACCGAAGCCGGCCAGATGCGCAAGATGCTGCGCCTGCTGGGCATGCCCGAGCATCGGATCATCGTCGAGGATCGGGCCAACAGCACGGTGCAGAATGCGCGGTTCTCGGTGCCGCTGGCCAAGCGAGCGGGTGCTACGGGGATCATCCTGGTCACCTCGTCGTCGCACCAGGGCCGCGCCGACGGGAACTTCGCCGATGCCGGGGCCGAAGTGCTGGCCACCGTGAGCTTCCCGGACAGCAACCCGACCATCAACATCACGCAATTCGTGCGCGACGTCATCAGCCCGTTCGTCACCATCACCTGA
- a CDS encoding cyclopropane-fatty-acyl-phospholipid synthase family protein, with protein sequence MSDADRHRWNQRYADRGPVHVGEAKLPAAFREFADIFPSAGTALDLACGRGGAAVWLARRGLRVRGYDISPEALGQARDLAALAGCASRCRFDVADLDAGLPPGPAADVIVVSMYRDARLDDEILTRLAPAGLLAVSALSEVGAAPGRFRAARGELTAAFGELELIGSGEGGGLAWLLGRQPALGRIGACPKPR encoded by the coding sequence GTGAGCGACGCCGACCGCCATCGTTGGAATCAACGGTATGCCGACCGCGGACCGGTGCATGTGGGCGAGGCGAAGCTGCCCGCAGCATTCCGGGAATTCGCCGACATCTTCCCCAGCGCCGGTACCGCGCTGGACCTGGCCTGTGGGCGCGGCGGGGCCGCGGTGTGGCTGGCGCGGCGCGGACTGCGTGTCCGGGGCTACGACATCTCGCCCGAGGCGCTTGGCCAGGCACGCGATCTGGCCGCGCTCGCCGGATGCGCATCGCGCTGCCGTTTCGACGTCGCCGACCTCGATGCCGGACTACCGCCGGGACCTGCGGCGGACGTCATCGTCGTCAGCATGTATCGGGACGCGCGCCTCGATGACGAGATCTTGACCCGGCTGGCGCCCGCCGGTCTGCTGGCGGTGAGCGCGCTGAGCGAGGTCGGGGCGGCTCCGGGGCGCTTTCGTGCGGCCCGAGGCGAGCTCACCGCAGCATTCGGAGAGCTCGAGCTCATCGGTAGTGGCGAAGGTGGCGGGCTGGCCTGGTTGCTGGGTCGGCAGCCGGCGCTTGGCAGGATCGGTGCGTGCCCGAAGCCCCGCTGA
- a CDS encoding thioesterase family protein, translated as MTGRLTPFLVPHEDGLMPNTIAHGGWGPTLGGQVVGGLLARAAEHQIDDPELHPARFTVEILRRVATAPLQVSACVTRSGSRMRSIDAQMTQHGELVARASALCLRRGVQPQGRFFSTPVDMPPMPPEPAEFDDSSPMFITAFGGDSVGAEGIPWQHDGPRYAWLREVRDLVDGESLTPFIRAAMAVDVTSSLTNFGTAGLAFINADYTLTLSRLPRGPYIGMAALTHYSADGVATGSATLFDAQGPIGTGVSAAIANFSFNPNGKLADRRADGRPAQDASSPA; from the coding sequence ATGACTGGCCGCCTGACCCCTTTTCTGGTGCCCCACGAGGACGGGCTGATGCCCAACACCATCGCCCACGGCGGCTGGGGACCGACATTGGGCGGACAGGTGGTCGGGGGACTGTTGGCCCGGGCGGCAGAACATCAGATCGACGACCCCGAACTGCACCCGGCCCGGTTCACCGTCGAAATCCTGCGGCGGGTGGCCACCGCGCCGTTGCAGGTCAGCGCATGCGTCACGCGATCAGGTAGCCGAATGCGTTCGATCGATGCGCAGATGACCCAGCATGGTGAACTGGTGGCACGCGCCTCGGCACTGTGCCTGCGTCGCGGCGTGCAGCCGCAGGGTCGGTTCTTCAGCACCCCGGTCGATATGCCGCCGATGCCGCCCGAACCCGCGGAGTTCGATGATTCGTCACCGATGTTCATCACTGCCTTCGGCGGGGATTCCGTTGGCGCCGAGGGCATCCCGTGGCAGCATGATGGGCCGCGATACGCGTGGTTGCGCGAGGTGCGTGATCTGGTCGACGGTGAGTCGTTGACGCCGTTCATCCGGGCGGCCATGGCGGTGGACGTGACAAGCTCGTTGACCAACTTCGGCACTGCGGGCCTGGCTTTCATCAACGCCGACTACACCTTGACGCTGAGCCGGCTGCCGCGCGGGCCCTATATCGGCATGGCCGCGCTGACCCATTACAGCGCCGACGGTGTGGCCACCGGCAGCGCGACGCTCTTCGATGCCCAGGGTCCGATCGGCACCGGGGTGTCGGCTGCGATCGCCAACTTCAGCTTCAACCCCAACGGAAAGCTCGCCGATCGCCGAGCAGACGGTCGGCCGGCTCAGGACGCGTCGTCACCGGCCTGA
- a CDS encoding TetR/AcrR family transcriptional regulator: MRDTGMVPDSDVPPGLRERKKLRTRTAIRRAAFRLFAERGYANTTVEQIADAAEVSPRTFYRYFGVKEAVLISNDMISPIVTAFIEAPRELDFVAAYRHAVAQVFGALSPDEREDVIAGEQMMYGIPEVRGLIYTEYVHLIDRIADALKIRLGEHVEDVERRVLAGAIVGVLIAASHDTPLPERSLDNALAILDSRLS; this comes from the coding sequence ATGAGGGACACTGGAATGGTGCCGGACAGCGACGTGCCGCCAGGGCTGCGAGAACGCAAAAAGCTCCGAACTCGCACGGCGATCCGGCGCGCCGCGTTCCGGCTCTTTGCTGAGCGGGGGTACGCGAACACCACCGTCGAGCAGATCGCGGACGCCGCCGAGGTCTCCCCGCGGACGTTCTACCGATACTTCGGTGTCAAAGAAGCGGTGCTGATCAGCAATGACATGATCAGCCCGATCGTCACCGCGTTCATCGAAGCTCCCCGCGAACTGGACTTCGTCGCGGCCTACCGGCACGCCGTGGCCCAGGTGTTCGGTGCGCTGTCACCGGACGAGCGCGAGGATGTCATCGCCGGCGAGCAGATGATGTACGGCATTCCCGAGGTGCGCGGGCTGATCTACACCGAGTACGTCCACCTGATCGACCGGATCGCCGACGCGCTGAAGATCCGGCTGGGCGAACACGTCGAGGACGTCGAACGACGTGTGCTCGCCGGAGCGATCGTCGGGGTGCTGATCGCCGCATCGCACGACACTCCACTGCCCGAGCGCTCACTGGACAATGCGCTGGCCATCCTGGACTCCCGACTGTCCTGA
- a CDS encoding esterase family protein gives MKRMHEFRRKGLPTLGRRLLAGMAAALLLPGLVAVVGGSGTAGAYSRPGLPVETLMVPSAAMGRDIPVKFQGGGPKAVYLLDGLRARDDNSGWDIETAAFEDYFESGLSVVMPVGGMSSFYTNWQGPAVGNGQTYNYQWETFLTSELPAYLAANKGVSPTGNAVVGLSMSGSSALILAAYYPGQFSYAGSLSGYLNLSDGIWPTLVGFAMRDAGGFSATSMWGPGGGPAWKRNDPTVNVGKLVANGTRVWVYCGTGRPGELGGGGDFPGQLLEAITLNSNKEFQKQYQAAGGNNGVFNFPANGTHGWGYWASQLNAMKGDIQRTLGV, from the coding sequence ATGAAACGAATGCATGAGTTCCGGCGGAAGGGACTGCCAACGCTCGGTCGACGGCTGCTGGCCGGGATGGCGGCAGCCTTGCTGCTACCCGGCCTGGTGGCAGTCGTCGGCGGGTCCGGCACCGCAGGTGCGTACTCGCGACCTGGCCTTCCGGTGGAGACACTGATGGTGCCGTCGGCCGCGATGGGCCGTGACATCCCGGTCAAGTTCCAGGGCGGCGGACCCAAGGCGGTCTACCTGCTCGATGGACTGCGGGCCCGCGATGACAACAGCGGATGGGACATCGAGACCGCGGCGTTCGAGGACTACTTCGAGTCGGGTTTGTCGGTGGTGATGCCCGTGGGAGGCATGTCGAGTTTCTACACCAACTGGCAGGGACCGGCAGTGGGTAACGGTCAGACCTACAACTATCAGTGGGAGACGTTCCTGACCTCGGAGTTGCCGGCCTATCTGGCGGCCAACAAGGGCGTCTCCCCCACCGGCAACGCCGTCGTCGGTCTGTCCATGTCGGGGAGCTCCGCTTTGATCCTGGCCGCCTACTACCCCGGGCAGTTCAGCTACGCGGGGTCGTTGTCGGGCTACCTCAACCTCTCCGACGGCATCTGGCCCACGCTGGTCGGCTTCGCGATGCGCGATGCCGGTGGATTCAGTGCGACCTCGATGTGGGGCCCCGGCGGCGGGCCGGCCTGGAAACGCAATGACCCGACCGTGAACGTGGGCAAGCTGGTCGCCAACGGCACCCGGGTTTGGGTGTACTGCGGCACCGGGCGTCCCGGCGAACTCGGCGGGGGCGGCGACTTTCCCGGCCAGCTGCTGGAAGCCATCACGCTCAACAGCAACAAGGAGTTCCAGAAGCAGTATCAGGCTGCCGGCGGTAACAACGGAGTCTTCAACTTCCCGGCCAACGGCACGCACGGGTGGGGCTACTGGGCCTCCCAGCTCAACGCGATGAAGGGCGACATCCAGCGCACGCTCGGCGTCTGA
- the tpx gene encoding thiol peroxidase, with amino-acid sequence MAQITLRGNPINTVGELPAVGSPAPGFTLTGTDLGSVSADQFRDKPVLLNIFPSVDTPVCAASVRTFNERAASSGVSVLCVSKDLPFAQKRFCGAEDIENVTTASAFRDSFGDDYGVTIADGPMAGLLARAVVVLGADGTVTYTELVPEIGQEPDYDAALAALNS; translated from the coding sequence ATGGCACAGATAACGTTGCGTGGAAACCCGATCAATACCGTCGGCGAGCTGCCCGCTGTCGGCTCCCCGGCACCCGGCTTCACCCTCACCGGTACCGATCTCGGCTCGGTCAGCGCCGATCAGTTCCGCGACAAGCCGGTTCTGCTCAACATCTTCCCCTCGGTGGACACCCCGGTATGCGCGGCAAGCGTGCGCACGTTCAACGAGCGCGCTGCGTCCAGCGGTGTGTCGGTGCTGTGCGTGTCCAAGGACCTTCCGTTCGCGCAGAAGCGATTCTGCGGCGCCGAGGACATCGAGAACGTGACCACCGCGTCGGCGTTCCGGGACAGCTTCGGCGACGACTACGGCGTCACGATCGCTGACGGCCCGATGGCCGGTCTGCTGGCGCGTGCGGTCGTGGTGCTCGGCGCCGACGGCACCGTGACCTACACCGAGCTGGTGCCCGAGATCGGCCAGGAGCCTGACTACGACGCCGCACTGGCCGCGTTGAATTCCTGA